Proteins encoded together in one Chitinophaga sp. LS1 window:
- the cobA gene encoding uroporphyrinogen-III C-methyltransferase, whose product MAKLSLVGAGPGDPELITLKAINVLKQADVILYDALVNEALLSYARPDAVLRFVGKRYGCHSLSQQEINHLIVEYASSHGHVVRLKGGDPFVFGRAGEEIAAANAAGIPVDVIPGISSALAAAESQMIPLTSRGVTESFWVTTGTTLTGDISGDIELAARSTATVIILMAMSRLEAIMEIFSKHGKKDLPVAIIQEATTGRDKMVLGTVNDIYYKAHHEGMANPAVIVVGEVVRLRNITAEVQALIKKKNDEER is encoded by the coding sequence ATGGCAAAATTATCCCTGGTAGGTGCTGGTCCGGGTGATCCGGAACTAATTACGCTAAAGGCCATTAATGTGTTAAAACAGGCAGATGTAATATTATATGATGCGTTGGTGAACGAGGCATTGCTGAGTTATGCCCGGCCGGATGCAGTGCTGCGTTTTGTAGGCAAGCGATATGGATGCCATTCTTTGTCTCAGCAGGAGATCAACCACCTGATTGTAGAGTATGCTAGTAGCCATGGGCATGTAGTAAGACTGAAAGGGGGCGACCCTTTTGTATTTGGACGTGCAGGTGAAGAAATTGCAGCAGCGAATGCCGCAGGGATACCAGTGGACGTTATTCCCGGTATTTCCAGTGCGCTGGCAGCGGCGGAATCGCAGATGATTCCATTGACCAGCAGGGGGGTGACTGAAAGCTTTTGGGTAACAACCGGCACTACATTGACTGGCGATATTTCAGGAGATATTGAACTGGCCGCCCGATCGACTGCTACTGTGATTATATTAATGGCGATGAGCAGACTGGAAGCCATCATGGAAATCTTTTCCAAACATGGTAAGAAGGATCTGCCGGTTGCCATCATACAGGAAGCCACTACAGGCAGAGATAAAATGGTACTCGGTACAGTAAATGATATCTATTATAAAGCACATCATGAAGGAATGGCAAATCCTGCTGTGATAGTAGTCGGAGAAGTAGTACGTTTGCGTAATATAACTGCCGAAGTGCAGGCGTTGATCAAAAAGAAGAACGATGAAGAAAGATAA
- a CDS encoding response regulator transcription factor: MIKVIVVEDHPIMVEGLKNILRSDLTIDVIGDYGNGKSVLQALEEKEHPDVILMDVNLPDVSGINLTTEIKKKYEDIKIIALSVHDEQPVIHSMLHNGASGYVLKNALGNEIIKAINTVMDGEEYLCTSTREALKSADQDLLKAIPRITRREKEILQLIGKGLTTIQIAEQLFISTHTVESHRKNLMEKFGVNNTTSVVKLAAEYKLL; the protein is encoded by the coding sequence ATGATAAAGGTTATAGTTGTTGAAGACCACCCCATAATGGTGGAAGGGCTGAAGAACATACTACGTTCTGACCTGACCATTGATGTGATCGGGGATTATGGCAATGGAAAAAGTGTACTACAGGCATTGGAAGAAAAGGAACACCCGGATGTCATTCTCATGGATGTAAACCTTCCGGATGTAAGTGGCATAAACCTAACCACTGAAATCAAAAAGAAATACGAGGATATCAAGATCATCGCCCTCAGCGTACACGATGAGCAACCTGTGATTCATAGTATGCTACATAACGGCGCAAGTGGATATGTGTTAAAAAATGCGCTGGGTAATGAAATCATCAAAGCCATCAATACCGTGATGGATGGAGAAGAATACCTTTGTACAAGTACCCGCGAGGCACTGAAAAGTGCGGATCAGGACCTGCTCAAAGCCATCCCCCGTATCACCCGCCGTGAAAAGGAGATCCTTCAGCTCATAGGCAAGGGACTCACTACTATTCAGATAGCAGAACAATTATTTATCAGTACCCATACAGTAGAAAGCCATCGTAAGAACCTGATGGAAAAATTCGGTGTGAACAATACGACTTCCGTTGTAAAACTCGCTGCTGAATACAAACTATTGTAA
- a CDS encoding DUF983 domain-containing protein: MCAEKIEKRPNLFLSIWKNRCPACRKGKLFKTDNAYDLKHFTEMNERCPVCGEDLQREIGFYFGTGYVSYALTVAISVATFVAWWVLLGFSLYDNRIFWWIGVNAVLLILLQPPIMRISRTIWLAFFVGYNPEIKTGHYHH; the protein is encoded by the coding sequence ATGTGTGCAGAAAAAATCGAAAAACGGCCTAATTTATTCCTTAGCATCTGGAAAAACAGGTGCCCAGCCTGCCGTAAAGGAAAGCTCTTTAAGACGGATAATGCATATGATCTGAAGCACTTTACAGAAATGAACGAAAGATGTCCGGTGTGTGGAGAAGATCTGCAAAGGGAAATCGGGTTCTATTTTGGTACCGGTTATGTAAGTTATGCACTCACCGTAGCGATCAGTGTAGCAACCTTTGTGGCCTGGTGGGTACTCCTTGGTTTTTCTCTCTATGATAACAGAATTTTCTGGTGGATAGGTGTGAATGCGGTGTTACTGATCCTTTTGCAGCCACCTATCATGCGCATATCCAGAACCATCTGGCTGGCATTCTTTGTCGGGTATAATCCTGAAATAAAAACAGGACACTATCACCACTAA
- a CDS encoding ATP-binding protein encodes MLLIANSVFITSCSRSKPTYLDSLQNAIRRVPDEAARVELFLRLAKKLQTTDSALAFSYIQQALKLEEKRDNKLGIASAHLALGEWYRTYHDPQEAEKYLILAKEALKKDTARESRKLMAMTRINLAMVMGDKGYTQLQVEEYLKAIPVLEQLNEPKILGGTYQSLGDIFFNKAQYKTATTYYNKSLDTYADSAAFTEDIISRHLNLSSCMFYLDSLSQMQQHLADAKKKLDSMPGDSSNLWASWFDYQGQLDQKHQMYVHATMMFNSGLSIARRYQDNTTICQNLYSLAKLYNRLGQYDIAMSFMNEYTTLASSLRDYPLHMPALDLMADIAYKQSNSDQGYRFLRQYITLSDSMQEQEVTAKLHELETQFQTSEKERRILQLQHENERQEFALQKNRLLISLMIVIMISLLVVAGLSYLFYRNGRKLLTQQEQLHQFEVDRIRQEHHISLLSAMLEGQEQERTRLARDLHDGLGGLLSGIKLELSTIPTIDDVEIKHDKVNNTLQRLDGAMDELRRIARSMMPEILIKYGLGEATVEYCRGLKKTGVNNIVCQVYNFHTDSMKHTRQVVLYRIMQELVNNAIKHADASQILVLLQQTGDTIFLTIEDDGAGFDTTQGNKLKGAGLANIQARVDFLGGKMEIQSEIGTGTTITIECATSEKNDA; translated from the coding sequence ATGCTGTTAATAGCTAACAGCGTATTTATCACCAGCTGCTCCAGGTCCAAACCGACCTACCTGGATAGCCTTCAGAATGCCATTCGTCGGGTACCTGACGAAGCAGCAAGGGTGGAATTATTCCTCCGGCTTGCAAAAAAATTGCAAACCACCGACAGCGCTTTAGCCTTCTCTTACATACAACAGGCACTTAAACTGGAAGAAAAACGGGACAACAAGCTCGGCATCGCCAGTGCTCATCTGGCCCTGGGTGAATGGTACCGCACGTACCACGACCCTCAGGAAGCAGAAAAGTACCTGATCCTGGCCAAAGAGGCCCTCAAAAAGGACACTGCCAGGGAAAGCCGCAAGCTCATGGCCATGACACGGATTAATCTCGCCATGGTCATGGGCGACAAAGGCTACACCCAGCTACAGGTAGAAGAATACCTGAAAGCCATCCCCGTACTTGAACAGCTTAATGAGCCCAAAATACTGGGTGGCACCTACCAGAGCCTGGGTGATATCTTCTTTAATAAGGCCCAATATAAAACCGCCACTACTTATTATAATAAGAGCCTGGATACCTACGCCGATTCTGCAGCGTTCACGGAAGATATCATCAGCCGTCACCTGAACCTGTCCAGCTGTATGTTTTACCTGGATAGCCTTTCACAGATGCAGCAACACCTCGCTGACGCCAAGAAGAAACTGGATTCCATGCCCGGTGACTCTTCCAACCTGTGGGCTTCCTGGTTTGACTACCAGGGGCAACTGGATCAGAAGCACCAGATGTATGTACATGCTACTATGATGTTCAACAGCGGATTGTCCATCGCCCGTCGCTATCAGGACAATACTACGATCTGTCAGAACCTCTATTCCCTGGCCAAATTGTATAACCGCCTGGGCCAGTATGATATCGCCATGTCATTCATGAATGAGTATACCACGCTGGCGTCTTCCCTCAGGGATTACCCTCTGCACATGCCGGCGCTGGACCTCATGGCCGATATTGCTTACAAACAAAGTAATTCAGATCAGGGCTATCGTTTCCTGAGACAATATATTACCCTTTCCGATAGTATGCAGGAGCAGGAAGTCACTGCCAAACTGCATGAACTGGAAACCCAGTTCCAGACTTCTGAAAAGGAACGACGCATATTGCAACTGCAACATGAAAACGAAAGACAGGAATTCGCCCTGCAAAAAAACAGGTTGTTGATTTCCCTGATGATCGTGATTATGATTTCGTTATTAGTCGTTGCAGGTTTGAGTTATCTGTTCTACCGAAATGGCCGCAAACTCCTCACACAACAGGAGCAACTGCACCAGTTCGAAGTAGACCGCATCCGCCAGGAACACCACATTTCCCTTTTGAGCGCCATGCTCGAAGGGCAGGAACAGGAACGTACCCGACTGGCCAGAGATCTGCACGATGGATTGGGTGGGTTATTATCTGGTATCAAACTTGAGCTATCTACCATCCCAACCATAGATGATGTTGAGATCAAGCATGACAAGGTAAACAACACACTACAACGACTGGACGGCGCCATGGACGAATTGCGTCGCATAGCCCGTAGTATGATGCCTGAAATCCTGATTAAATATGGACTGGGTGAAGCAACCGTAGAATACTGCCGTGGCCTTAAAAAGACCGGAGTTAATAATATCGTCTGCCAGGTATACAACTTTCATACAGATAGTATGAAACATACCCGTCAGGTAGTACTGTACAGAATTATGCAGGAGCTGGTCAACAATGCTATCAAGCATGCCGACGCCTCCCAGATCCTCGTACTCCTTCAGCAAACCGGCGATACCATCTTCCTCACAATAGAAGATGATGGTGCCGGCTTTGACACCACGCAGGGAAATAAACTGAAAGGCGCAGGCCTCGCCAATATCCAGGCCCGTGTAGACTTCCTCGGTGGAAAAATGGAAATTCAATCAGAAATAGGAACAGGAACCACCATCACAATAGAATGTGCAACAAGCGAAAAAAATGATGCATGA
- a CDS encoding Crp/Fnr family transcriptional regulator → MKKDKSGCDVATCMFCKLCVPEWKPAIQAHKQTYNVKKGGVLFKEGEPVQGIYFLYSGSVKVHKHWGEEKELIVRFARKGDIVGHRGVGTTQLYPVSATALEAAEVCFIPIDFFQTTLKVNHDFLYAMMLFYAAELQESEQKMRNLVNMPVKGRVAYALLLLLEKFGQDAEGNIDLILSRQDLASYTGTTYETAFRVMSELIQEQAIAVSGKSIAVTDTAKLQVYSQLQ, encoded by the coding sequence ATGAAGAAAGATAAATCAGGTTGCGACGTCGCCACCTGTATGTTTTGTAAGCTTTGTGTACCCGAATGGAAACCCGCAATACAGGCACACAAACAAACCTATAATGTCAAAAAAGGAGGAGTATTATTTAAGGAAGGCGAACCGGTACAGGGCATTTACTTTTTGTATAGTGGTTCTGTAAAAGTGCATAAGCACTGGGGAGAGGAGAAGGAATTGATAGTCCGCTTTGCCCGCAAGGGAGACATTGTAGGTCATAGGGGAGTAGGTACAACCCAACTTTACCCAGTATCAGCTACCGCACTGGAAGCTGCGGAAGTTTGTTTTATCCCCATTGATTTTTTCCAGACTACGCTAAAGGTCAACCATGATTTTCTGTATGCTATGATGCTCTTCTATGCCGCAGAACTACAGGAGTCAGAGCAGAAAATGCGGAACCTGGTGAACATGCCGGTGAAGGGAAGAGTAGCCTATGCCCTGTTATTATTATTGGAGAAATTTGGGCAGGATGCCGAGGGGAATATAGACCTGATATTAAGCAGACAGGATCTGGCTTCTTATACAGGTACCACTTATGAAACGGCTTTCAGGGTGATGAGTGAACTGATACAGGAGCAGGCCATCGCTGTATCCGGCAAGAGCATAGCGGTGACAGATACAGCGAAACTGCAGGTGTATTCCCAGTTACAATAG
- the nirB gene encoding nitrite reductase large subunit NirB, whose product MKIVIIGNGMVSYKFCEKIISKTHTTPPQITIFGEEPRPAYDRVHLSEFFAGKTAEDLLLAPASWYSNNNIRLHTGDPVQHIDRENKTVHSYKGINESYDFLIFATGSAAFVPPIPGVDKKGVFIYRTIEDLELMRDYAPKAKRGVVIGGGLLGLEAAKALLDLGIPDTHVIEFSPRLMPRQIDDAGSRILQSKLSQLGLEIHTNKNTSIILGDDTITGLQFADDSILEADMLVISAGIKPRDELAKLCGLDTGHRGGIVVNDQLQTTDPAIFAIGECALHNGMVYGLVAPGYEMAEVVASNLTDSNKTFTGYDMSTKLKLIGVDVASFGDPFTGRPIVYEDTMKGIYKRINVSDDGKTLIGGILVGEAEAYNMLLQTAKNKVVLPPNPEDVLLGARGGNTEAGAGVLGLPDEAIICSCESVTKATICQAVEAGNETLNDVKKCTKAGTCCGGCVPMVKDLITSTMKAQGKYIRNVLCEHFHYSRQELYDLIKVKHLYTFDEVLDTYGHGDGCETCKPVVASILASLWNELILDKGNDTVQDSNDRFLANIQKGGTYSVVPRIPGGEITPAKLLVIAQVALKYNLYTKITGGQRIDLFGAHLSDLPSIWEELIAAGFESGHAYGKALRTVKSCVGSTWCRFGLHDSVSFAIQIEERYHGLRAPHKIKSAVSGCIRECAEAQSKDFGIIATEKGWNLYVGGNGGSKPQHAILLASDLDSDTCIRYIDRFLMFYIKTADPLTRTATWLNKLDGGITYLRNVVVNDSLGIAGQLEAEMQSLVDRYKCEWKEVVDNPELRKRFNHFVNAPGEKDPTVKFDHLREQKKAAEWK is encoded by the coding sequence ATGAAAATAGTAATCATTGGCAACGGAATGGTGAGCTATAAGTTTTGTGAGAAAATAATCTCAAAGACACACACAACACCACCTCAGATCACGATATTTGGCGAAGAGCCCCGTCCAGCTTACGACCGTGTTCATCTAAGCGAATTTTTCGCCGGCAAAACTGCGGAAGACCTCCTCCTCGCCCCTGCCTCCTGGTACAGCAATAATAATATCAGGCTGCATACCGGAGACCCTGTTCAACATATTGATCGCGAAAATAAGACCGTTCACTCTTACAAAGGTATCAACGAATCTTATGATTTTCTCATATTCGCCACTGGTTCAGCTGCTTTTGTTCCTCCCATTCCCGGTGTTGACAAAAAAGGCGTATTTATATATCGTACCATCGAGGACCTGGAACTGATGCGCGACTATGCCCCCAAAGCAAAGCGTGGTGTGGTAATAGGCGGTGGCCTGTTGGGTCTGGAAGCTGCCAAAGCCCTGCTGGACCTCGGTATTCCTGACACCCATGTCATAGAATTTTCGCCAAGACTCATGCCCCGCCAGATTGATGATGCCGGCTCCCGCATTCTCCAATCCAAACTCAGCCAGCTGGGTCTGGAAATTCATACCAACAAGAACACCTCTATTATATTAGGTGATGATACCATCACGGGTTTACAATTTGCCGACGACTCCATCCTTGAGGCAGACATGCTTGTAATCTCTGCAGGTATCAAGCCCAGAGATGAACTGGCAAAACTGTGCGGTCTGGATACCGGCCACAGAGGCGGCATTGTAGTCAACGACCAGTTGCAAACCACCGATCCTGCCATCTTTGCCATTGGTGAATGCGCCTTACATAATGGTATGGTCTATGGCCTCGTTGCCCCCGGCTATGAAATGGCGGAAGTAGTAGCTTCTAACCTCACCGACAGCAACAAGACCTTTACTGGTTACGATATGAGCACCAAACTCAAGCTCATTGGCGTAGATGTTGCCAGCTTCGGCGATCCTTTTACCGGCCGTCCGATTGTATATGAAGACACCATGAAAGGCATCTATAAACGTATCAATGTCTCTGACGATGGTAAAACACTGATAGGCGGTATTCTCGTTGGCGAAGCGGAAGCTTACAACATGCTCCTGCAAACCGCTAAGAACAAAGTGGTTCTGCCCCCTAATCCTGAAGATGTACTGCTCGGCGCCCGCGGAGGCAATACTGAAGCAGGTGCCGGGGTATTGGGTCTGCCTGACGAAGCCATCATCTGTAGCTGTGAAAGTGTGACCAAAGCCACCATCTGCCAGGCAGTAGAAGCAGGTAATGAAACACTGAATGATGTAAAGAAATGTACCAAAGCCGGTACCTGCTGTGGAGGTTGCGTGCCTATGGTCAAAGACCTCATCACCTCTACCATGAAGGCACAGGGCAAATATATCCGTAATGTGCTCTGCGAACACTTCCACTATTCCCGCCAGGAACTGTACGACCTGATCAAAGTAAAACACCTTTATACTTTCGATGAAGTACTGGACACTTACGGTCATGGCGATGGCTGCGAAACCTGCAAACCCGTAGTTGCCTCCATCCTGGCCAGCCTCTGGAACGAACTCATTCTCGACAAAGGCAATGACACCGTTCAGGATTCCAACGACCGTTTCCTCGCCAATATCCAGAAAGGTGGCACGTATTCAGTGGTACCCCGTATTCCCGGTGGCGAAATCACACCTGCTAAATTACTGGTCATCGCACAAGTGGCCCTTAAATACAATCTCTACACCAAAATTACAGGTGGTCAACGTATAGACCTGTTCGGAGCTCACCTCAGCGATCTGCCTTCCATCTGGGAAGAGTTGATCGCTGCGGGCTTCGAAAGCGGCCATGCATATGGCAAAGCACTGCGTACAGTAAAAAGTTGTGTAGGTTCTACCTGGTGCCGTTTTGGTCTGCACGACAGTGTAAGCTTTGCTATTCAGATAGAAGAACGCTATCATGGGTTGCGTGCGCCACATAAAATTAAATCAGCTGTATCGGGTTGTATCCGTGAATGTGCTGAAGCCCAGAGCAAAGACTTCGGCATTATCGCTACCGAAAAAGGCTGGAACCTGTATGTAGGTGGCAACGGCGGTTCCAAGCCACAACACGCCATCCTGCTGGCTTCGGACCTGGACAGCGACACCTGCATCCGCTACATCGACCGCTTTCTCATGTTCTATATCAAAACTGCCGATCCACTTACCCGTACAGCTACATGGCTCAACAAACTGGATGGTGGCATCACCTACCTCCGCAATGTAGTCGTGAATGATAGTCTGGGTATCGCAGGCCAACTGGAAGCAGAAATGCAATCCCTCGTAGACAGGTACAAGTGCGAATGGAAAGAAGTGGTTGACAATCCAGAACTCCGCAAGCGATTTAATCACTTCGTAAACGCCCCCGGCGAAAAAGATCCTACCGTAAAATTTGATCATCTCAGAGAACAAAAAAAAGCTGCCGAATGGAAGTAA
- a CDS encoding AraC family transcriptional regulator codes for MARATIPVYDVCTIDKNGQPLHLMVEDFAGYLDKHYQARHHPHRHAFYHLVMFTKGSGSHTIDFVKFDVHPFQIYFMAPGQVHSWDFTSRTDGYIIHFAADFFRSFLLNPNYLDQFSFFSGNSQQSVCQLPGYIHPEVTELFEKLLREANQHPQLNMDMICLRLLELFITVERHTTRGGTTALTVHTSIQLRNFQQLINQYFRTKRLPKDYAAMLYITPNHLNALCRELLGKTAGDVIRDRILLEAKRLLTNADLSILEIAYDLNFKDNSYFTRFFRNYEGITPEEFRKKYITQ; via the coding sequence ATGGCGCGCGCTACAATACCGGTTTACGACGTCTGTACCATCGACAAAAACGGGCAACCGTTGCACCTTATGGTAGAAGACTTTGCCGGTTACCTCGACAAACACTACCAGGCAAGGCATCATCCCCACAGGCACGCCTTCTATCACCTGGTGATGTTCACAAAAGGTAGCGGATCCCACACCATCGACTTTGTCAAATTCGATGTTCATCCCTTCCAGATCTACTTCATGGCTCCAGGACAGGTACACAGCTGGGACTTCACAAGCCGTACCGACGGGTATATTATACATTTCGCCGCCGACTTCTTCCGCTCCTTCCTGCTCAATCCAAACTACCTGGACCAGTTCAGCTTTTTCAGTGGCAACAGTCAGCAATCCGTTTGCCAGTTGCCGGGTTACATTCATCCTGAAGTGACCGAACTGTTCGAAAAACTGCTGCGGGAAGCGAATCAGCATCCTCAACTCAATATGGACATGATCTGCCTGCGGCTGTTGGAGCTCTTTATTACAGTAGAGCGACATACCACCAGAGGGGGAACCACAGCCCTGACAGTACACACTTCCATACAGCTCCGCAACTTCCAACAGCTGATCAATCAGTACTTCCGTACTAAAAGACTGCCAAAAGATTATGCCGCTATGTTGTACATAACGCCTAACCATCTCAATGCATTGTGCAGAGAATTGTTGGGTAAAACAGCCGGCGATGTCATTCGCGACAGGATCCTCCTGGAAGCTAAACGCCTGCTAACCAATGCAGACTTGAGTATACTGGAAATCGCGTACGATCTCAACTTTAAAGACAACTCTTACTTCACCCGTTTCTTTAGAAATTACGAAGGAATCACTCCCGAAGAATTCAGAAAGAAATACATTACTCAATAA